Proteins encoded within one genomic window of Mesobacillus subterraneus:
- a CDS encoding DUF5412 family protein — translation MLVVFSMICMFVYKKFIYTFEFNNGEFFVGPVESPNGKYTANSYYKTYGGAAGGVNVWVEINEGTGNKVRTIYYAPGKSNFSMNWVDDETLNITNEAPGVPKENRSTKLTIGKEIYDESGAACDSWVMKDEYETCYERD, via the coding sequence TTGCTTGTCGTATTTAGTATGATTTGTATGTTCGTATATAAAAAATTTATCTATACATTTGAGTTTAATAACGGTGAATTTTTTGTAGGTCCTGTGGAATCGCCTAATGGTAAGTATACAGCCAATTCATATTATAAAACGTATGGTGGAGCAGCAGGTGGTGTAAATGTTTGGGTTGAAATTAATGAAGGTACGGGCAATAAGGTTCGTACTATATACTATGCTCCGGGGAAAAGTAATTTTTCTATGAATTGGGTAGACGATGAAACACTAAACATTACCAATGAGGCTCCAGGAGTTCCAAAAGAAAACCGAAGCACCAAATTAACAATAGGGAAAGAAATTTATGATGAGTCTGGTGCAGCCTGTGATAGTTGGGTTATGAAAGATGAATATGAAACTTGTTATGAAAGGGATTAA